One Roseimicrobium gellanilyticum DNA window includes the following coding sequences:
- a CDS encoding FKBP-type peptidyl-prolyl cis-trans isomerase yields the protein MSDIALAKGEKFLAENAKKEGVVTTASGLQYKVITPGTGKSPKATDTVLVHYRGELISGVEFDSSYARREPIEFPLNGVIRGWTEGVQLMQEGAKYQFFIPSKLAYGSRGAGRDIGPNEALIFEVELLKVY from the coding sequence ATGTCCGACATCGCACTCGCCAAAGGCGAAAAGTTCCTCGCTGAAAACGCCAAGAAAGAAGGCGTAGTCACCACCGCCAGCGGCCTCCAGTACAAGGTCATTACCCCCGGAACGGGAAAATCCCCCAAGGCCACGGATACGGTGCTGGTACACTACCGCGGTGAACTGATCAGCGGCGTCGAGTTCGACAGCTCCTATGCCCGTCGCGAGCCGATCGAATTCCCCCTGAACGGCGTGATCCGCGGCTGGACGGAAGGCGTGCAGCTCATGCAGGAAGGCGCGAAGTATCAGTTCTTCATCCCCTCGAAGCTCGCCTACGGCAGCCGGGGTGCGGGGCGCGACATCGGTCCGAACGAGGCGCTCATCTTCGAGGTGGAACTCCTCAAGGTGTACTAA
- the rsgA gene encoding ribosome small subunit-dependent GTPase A, with protein MTLADLGWNEAFEKEFAPFQKNGWVPARLIRDNKITYGALIEDGEGGYDDVEVVMSGKVYHDAESDAALPAVGDWVALDLGGEGEDTVIRARLSRQTCLSRKAPGNSAEEQVIVANVSTVVVVTDAGPDFNLRRMERYFAVIARSGARPVVLVNKSDLYTKQENEEAAAAIRELSSEVDVHITSVKKHRPLKEYFKKGQTIALIGSSGVGKSALVNAIFGDEYQWTGEVNETTGKGRHTTTARELMVLRKGGILVDNPGIKEIQMWTDETTLRDRFVDVDDLAAQCKFLDCKHGKDTGCAIRAAVETGALDAGRYEAYLKLDSEIAKLRAQRKKRQMTIERRAKRDHRIKARNPVDRRELEHDLKPRA; from the coding sequence ATGACCCTCGCTGACCTAGGCTGGAACGAAGCTTTCGAGAAGGAGTTTGCCCCATTCCAAAAGAATGGCTGGGTGCCTGCGCGTTTGATCCGCGACAACAAGATCACTTACGGCGCTCTCATCGAAGACGGTGAGGGTGGCTATGACGATGTGGAGGTCGTGATGAGTGGCAAGGTGTATCACGACGCGGAGTCGGATGCCGCCTTGCCTGCTGTAGGCGACTGGGTGGCGCTGGATCTGGGCGGCGAAGGTGAAGACACCGTCATCCGCGCGCGCCTGTCCCGGCAGACCTGCCTCTCCCGCAAAGCACCCGGCAATAGCGCGGAAGAGCAGGTCATCGTGGCCAATGTCTCCACCGTAGTAGTGGTTACAGACGCGGGTCCCGATTTCAATCTCCGGCGCATGGAACGCTACTTCGCGGTGATTGCCCGCAGTGGCGCCAGGCCGGTGGTGCTGGTGAACAAATCCGACCTCTATACAAAGCAGGAGAACGAAGAGGCGGCGGCGGCCATTCGCGAGCTTTCATCCGAGGTGGATGTGCACATCACAAGCGTTAAGAAGCACCGCCCACTGAAAGAGTACTTCAAGAAAGGGCAGACCATTGCGCTCATAGGCTCCAGTGGTGTGGGCAAGTCAGCCCTGGTGAATGCCATCTTCGGCGACGAGTACCAGTGGACCGGTGAAGTGAACGAAACCACCGGCAAAGGCCGCCACACCACCACGGCCCGCGAGCTCATGGTGCTCCGCAAGGGCGGTATCCTGGTGGACAATCCTGGCATCAAAGAAATACAGATGTGGACGGATGAGACCACACTGAGGGATCGCTTTGTCGACGTGGATGATCTCGCCGCCCAATGCAAATTCCTCGACTGCAAGCATGGCAAGGATACGGGCTGCGCCATCCGCGCTGCCGTGGAAACCGGCGCTTTGGATGCTGGACGCTATGAGGCCTACCTGAAGCTCGACAGCGAAATCGCCAAGCTCCGCGCCCAGCGCAAGAAACGCCAGATGACCATCGAGCGCCGTGCCAAACGCGACCACAGGATCAAGGCGCGCAACCCGGTGGATCGCCGCGAACTTGAGCACGACCTGAAACCGCGGGCCTGA
- a CDS encoding glycosyltransferase family 2 protein → MPITVLIPALMPSGQLLSVVSALSADDRVNRIILVNDGSGQKYEEVFEAAAKDHKVVLLRHAANLGKGAALRTGMNHFLCTDTANSVLVTADADGQHLPVDILKVGERAMQTPAELVLGSRGFSGDVPLRSRFGNTLTRSVYQGLMGPCLTDTQTGLRAIPRSLMVSLLHVRINGYDFEMQMLVMAARERMTITQVPIATVYIENNRDSHFNPLLDSIRIYYVFVRHLSVMLLSLLGDFLVFLCATIAGGSLGLAMVLGRAAVFVGHLIAGRILGLHLRSDWGRRLARLALLLGCLGTVAYLAIGFVAHTPDNWERLLPGVHAWTLVKLAITKLFVELMLLAATVAFQRNSASGEHSVLAPAPANGPQKVGSEAASLGGTP, encoded by the coding sequence ATGCCAATCACCGTCCTCATCCCGGCGCTCATGCCGTCGGGGCAGCTTCTGTCAGTCGTCTCCGCCCTCTCCGCGGATGACCGGGTGAACCGGATCATCCTGGTGAATGATGGCAGCGGGCAGAAGTACGAGGAGGTATTCGAGGCGGCCGCGAAGGATCACAAGGTCGTGCTGCTGCGTCATGCAGCCAACCTGGGCAAGGGGGCTGCACTTCGCACGGGCATGAACCACTTCCTCTGCACGGATACGGCGAACAGTGTGCTCGTCACCGCCGACGCCGATGGGCAGCACCTGCCGGTGGACATTCTCAAGGTGGGTGAACGCGCCATGCAGACTCCGGCCGAACTGGTGCTCGGCTCCCGCGGATTCTCCGGGGACGTGCCGCTGCGCAGCCGCTTTGGGAATACCCTTACCCGTTCGGTGTATCAGGGCCTCATGGGGCCTTGTCTTACGGATACCCAGACTGGGCTGCGGGCCATCCCGCGCTCGCTCATGGTCTCCCTGCTTCATGTGCGGATCAACGGGTACGACTTCGAGATGCAAATGCTGGTGATGGCGGCCCGCGAGCGCATGACCATCACCCAGGTGCCGATTGCCACGGTCTACATTGAGAACAATCGGGACTCGCACTTCAATCCCCTGCTGGATTCCATCCGCATCTACTATGTTTTTGTGCGGCACCTCTCGGTGATGCTGTTGTCGCTGCTGGGTGACTTCCTTGTATTCCTCTGCGCCACGATCGCTGGAGGAAGCCTGGGCCTGGCCATGGTGTTGGGGCGTGCGGCTGTCTTTGTGGGGCACCTCATCGCTGGGCGAATTCTGGGGCTGCATCTACGCTCCGACTGGGGGCGGCGCCTTGCGCGGTTGGCCCTGCTGCTGGGTTGTCTGGGGACCGTGGCCTATCTTGCAATCGGATTTGTGGCGCATACTCCGGACAACTGGGAGCGTCTCTTGCCTGGGGTCCATGCGTGGACCTTGGTAAAGCTCGCGATCACAAAGCTGTTTGTAGAGCTGATGCTTTTGGCCGCCACCGTCGCGTTTCAACGAAACAGCGCATCTGGCGAGCACTCGGTGCTCGCCCCCGCCCCCGCCAATGGGCCGCAGAAGGTGGGGAGCGAAGCGGCCTCCCTCGGAGGCACTCCGTAA
- a CDS encoding M15 family metallopeptidase has protein sequence MEVSSMIPSIVISLPYATDQNFFKKRFYASNTCLLRRSVVDRLAAVQKELAAQGLGLKIWDGYRPRSVQYEFWKTLPDPNYVADPVKGSRHNRGAAVDLTLIDLMSGEELPMPTGYDDFTPKAAADFKLVSPEVLKNRTLLQEVMVKHGFVIFPSEWWHFDAKGWEEFPLENFSPEEYVKSQNGSQKSQAKTQEYKALNSPKN, from the coding sequence GTGGAAGTCTCCTCGATGATCCCAAGCATAGTGATCTCCTTGCCGTACGCCACCGATCAGAATTTTTTCAAAAAGAGATTTTATGCATCGAACACCTGTCTGCTGCGCCGTTCGGTGGTGGACCGACTGGCTGCGGTGCAAAAGGAGCTGGCCGCTCAGGGACTCGGGCTGAAGATCTGGGACGGCTACCGTCCACGTTCGGTGCAGTACGAATTCTGGAAAACGCTGCCGGATCCAAACTATGTCGCGGATCCTGTGAAGGGCTCCCGCCACAATCGCGGTGCAGCGGTGGATCTCACACTCATCGATCTCATGAGCGGGGAGGAGCTTCCCATGCCGACCGGCTACGATGATTTCACCCCGAAAGCCGCGGCCGATTTCAAGCTCGTTTCCCCCGAGGTCCTGAAGAACCGGACGCTACTTCAGGAGGTCATGGTCAAGCATGGATTTGTGATCTTCCCCAGCGAATGGTGGCACTTTGATGCGAAGGGATGGGAGGAATTCCCACTTGAAAATTTTTCTCCAGAGGAATATGTAAAGTCCCAAAATGGGTCACAAAAGTCGCAGGCGAAAACACAAGAGTACAAGGCCCTGAATTCACCCAAAAACTAA
- a CDS encoding carbon starvation CstA family protein has product MSKFLRILLWFGISALGAGSVAYSALHQGETINALWLVVAGLCTFAVAYRFYSKWLVTKVLVLDAQRATPAYTKKDGKDYVPTNKWVVFGHHFAAIAGPGPLVGPVLAAQFGYLPGMLWLLIGATLGGGVHDAIVMFASIRRGGKSLGQMLKEEINPVVGIVAMISVLGIMTILLAVLGLVVVKALAESSWSLFTIAMTIPLALIMGIAHTIFKVSVRGVTIFGIVGLLVSVWAGSKLPEWGIAHYFDHRGEWHALAIMIYGFAASVLPVWLLLAPRDYLSTFMKIGTVAVLAVAIIFVAPQLHMPKLTKFVDGTGLVFAGTVFPFVFITIACGAISGFHALISSGTTPKLLDREDNIRSIAYGAMVTEMLVALMALIAACALMPGEYFAINAGMNKTLPPDKVVETITAAGFPVTVDGMNKLATDIGEKTMFGRAGGAPTFAVGMAHMFARAFGDGLMAFWYHFAIMFEALFILTTIDAGTRVGRFILQDFMGGIWKPLGNTRSWPANVFASALLVAAWGYFLYMGVVDPLGGINTLWPIFGIANQLLAVIGLCLGTTVLIKMGKARYMAVTVLPLLFLMSATFSAGYIKIFDKDPKMGFIAGANEAAANIAKGGTEAQMKVWSALEFNFQVNVAVTGFFLLAVGVIFFGCLYEWVRLLSGAKKVVLKEDPYVALPDLERV; this is encoded by the coding sequence ATGTCGAAATTTCTCCGTATTCTCCTCTGGTTTGGCATCTCTGCGCTCGGCGCGGGATCGGTGGCGTATTCTGCCCTGCACCAGGGTGAGACCATCAACGCCCTCTGGCTGGTGGTTGCGGGACTGTGCACTTTCGCCGTGGCGTACCGCTTCTACTCGAAGTGGCTGGTGACCAAGGTGCTCGTGCTGGACGCACAGCGTGCCACGCCCGCTTACACCAAGAAGGATGGCAAAGACTATGTGCCCACCAACAAGTGGGTCGTCTTCGGCCATCACTTCGCCGCCATCGCCGGTCCTGGACCGCTCGTGGGTCCGGTGCTTGCTGCCCAGTTTGGCTACCTCCCCGGCATGCTCTGGCTCCTCATCGGCGCCACCCTCGGTGGTGGGGTGCATGACGCGATTGTGATGTTTGCCTCCATCCGCCGCGGGGGGAAGTCCCTCGGCCAGATGCTCAAGGAGGAAATCAATCCCGTGGTGGGCATCGTCGCCATGATCTCCGTACTCGGGATCATGACCATCTTGCTGGCCGTGCTCGGCCTGGTGGTGGTGAAAGCCCTGGCGGAAAGCTCCTGGAGCCTCTTCACGATTGCCATGACCATCCCGCTCGCGCTGATCATGGGCATCGCGCACACCATTTTCAAGGTGAGCGTACGGGGAGTGACCATCTTCGGCATTGTCGGCCTCCTGGTCAGTGTCTGGGCGGGCAGCAAGCTGCCTGAATGGGGCATCGCCCACTATTTCGATCATCGCGGTGAGTGGCACGCCCTGGCCATCATGATTTACGGCTTCGCTGCGTCGGTACTGCCGGTGTGGCTCCTGCTAGCCCCGCGAGACTACCTGAGCACCTTCATGAAGATCGGCACGGTGGCCGTGCTTGCCGTGGCGATCATTTTTGTGGCCCCGCAGCTCCACATGCCGAAGCTGACGAAGTTCGTCGATGGCACGGGTCTCGTCTTTGCGGGCACGGTATTCCCCTTCGTCTTCATCACCATTGCCTGCGGTGCCATCTCAGGATTCCACGCGCTGATTTCCTCCGGCACCACGCCGAAGTTGCTGGACCGGGAGGACAACATCCGCAGCATCGCCTACGGTGCGATGGTTACCGAGATGCTCGTGGCTCTCATGGCCCTCATCGCTGCCTGCGCGCTGATGCCCGGTGAGTACTTCGCCATCAACGCCGGCATGAACAAGACCCTGCCCCCTGACAAGGTGGTGGAGACCATCACGGCGGCAGGCTTCCCTGTGACCGTGGATGGCATGAACAAGCTTGCCACCGACATTGGTGAGAAGACCATGTTCGGCCGTGCGGGCGGCGCTCCGACCTTTGCGGTAGGCATGGCGCACATGTTCGCGCGCGCCTTCGGTGACGGGCTGATGGCATTCTGGTACCACTTCGCCATCATGTTCGAGGCGCTCTTCATCCTGACGACGATTGATGCGGGCACGCGTGTGGGGCGTTTCATTCTCCAGGACTTCATGGGGGGCATCTGGAAGCCTCTGGGCAATACCCGAAGCTGGCCGGCGAACGTCTTCGCCTCCGCACTGCTCGTGGCCGCGTGGGGTTACTTCTTGTACATGGGTGTGGTGGACCCGCTTGGCGGCATCAACACCCTCTGGCCCATCTTCGGCATTGCCAACCAGCTTCTCGCGGTCATTGGCTTGTGTCTTGGCACCACGGTGCTCATCAAGATGGGCAAGGCGCGCTACATGGCCGTGACCGTGCTGCCGCTCCTGTTCCTCATGTCCGCCACCTTCTCCGCGGGCTATATCAAGATCTTCGACAAGGATCCCAAGATGGGCTTCATCGCGGGCGCCAATGAAGCGGCTGCAAATATTGCCAAGGGAGGAACCGAAGCGCAGATGAAGGTGTGGTCCGCTCTGGAGTTCAATTTCCAGGTGAATGTGGCTGTCACGGGCTTCTTCCTCCTGGCGGTCGGCGTCATCTTCTTCGGCTGCCTCTATGAATGGGTTCGCCTGCTGAGCGGTGCGAAGAAAGTGGTGCTGAAGGAAGACCCGTACGTGGCGTTGCCGGACTTGGAGCGGGTGTAG
- a CDS encoding DUF6807 family protein: MKLKHLSYLLFLAFAATAPAADSSLKETSGQHLDVIRDGKTIARYMTAHDKSTPEKAHETYKPYLHIFDAAGSGPITKGAGGDFTHHRGIYLGWNKITVDGKTYDRWHMKGGDQVHEKFLEEKADGGTLSITSLVKWDGEAGAPPILQDERTFSFPPASAPFYTVVDVTHKVKALVGDTILSGDPEHAGLHYRPAQEVDRSKTMYIYPVENANAHKDLDYPWFGESYSVGGKTYNVVYLNHPDNPKKARISAYRDYGRFGAFFDTAVKKDEVLTLKVRFLIGEGELPSADVIQKAWNEYTGKNEPTPKSTLKPAEGAGKTPGGNKPKPKADAKAGDKGTKPAAAEKTN; encoded by the coding sequence ATGAAACTGAAGCACCTTTCTTATCTCCTCTTCCTCGCCTTCGCCGCGACCGCGCCGGCGGCCGACTCTTCGCTCAAGGAAACTTCCGGCCAGCATCTCGATGTGATACGTGATGGCAAGACCATCGCCCGCTACATGACGGCGCATGACAAGTCCACGCCCGAGAAGGCGCACGAGACCTACAAGCCGTATCTGCACATCTTCGACGCGGCAGGCAGCGGCCCGATCACCAAGGGCGCGGGCGGTGACTTCACACACCATCGTGGCATCTACCTTGGCTGGAACAAGATCACGGTGGACGGCAAGACCTACGATCGCTGGCACATGAAGGGTGGCGATCAGGTGCATGAGAAGTTCCTCGAAGAGAAAGCGGATGGCGGCACGCTTTCCATCACATCGCTGGTAAAGTGGGATGGCGAAGCGGGGGCTCCTCCGATTCTCCAGGATGAGCGCACCTTTTCCTTCCCGCCCGCCAGCGCGCCCTTCTATACGGTGGTGGATGTGACCCACAAGGTGAAGGCGCTCGTCGGCGACACCATCCTCAGCGGTGATCCAGAGCACGCCGGTCTTCATTACCGCCCCGCGCAGGAAGTGGATCGCTCGAAGACGATGTACATCTATCCGGTGGAAAACGCGAATGCGCACAAGGACCTCGACTATCCGTGGTTCGGAGAGAGCTACAGCGTAGGCGGCAAGACCTACAACGTGGTTTACCTCAATCACCCGGACAATCCCAAGAAAGCCCGCATCTCCGCCTATCGCGACTATGGTCGCTTTGGCGCATTCTTCGACACTGCCGTAAAGAAGGATGAAGTGCTCACGCTGAAAGTGCGCTTCCTCATAGGCGAAGGAGAACTGCCTTCCGCAGATGTGATTCAGAAGGCGTGGAACGAATACACCGGCAAGAACGAGCCCACGCCGAAGAGCACCCTGAAGCCTGCCGAAGGAGCCGGCAAGACACCGGGCGGCAACAAGCCGAAGCCGAAGGCGGATGCGAAGGCTGGAGATAAAGGTACCAAGCCTGCCGCTGCAGAGAAGACGAATTAA
- a CDS encoding SGNH/GDSL hydrolase family protein produces MRFLCAILPLLFLATSASAQVKDAKETDKRLPPGKGGWGVREAEVKDASLPRVLCIGDSILGGYLETVRKDLDGKANVDAWVTPVSQASGELPKAIAEILAAHKYDVIHFNLGLHGWQKGRIPEGKFEPLTQKMVDNLRAGAPQAKLIWASTTPVTVKGKPEELDPVINATILDHNRMAANVMNTSKIPINDLYSLMADKLSLASGDQFHWKTDARVMQGHAVSAAIEQNLPKK; encoded by the coding sequence ATGAGATTTCTCTGTGCCATCCTGCCGCTCCTCTTCCTCGCAACTTCAGCGTCCGCCCAAGTGAAGGATGCCAAGGAAACCGACAAGCGCCTGCCTCCGGGAAAGGGCGGCTGGGGCGTGCGTGAGGCTGAGGTGAAGGACGCGTCCCTGCCGCGTGTGTTGTGCATCGGTGATTCCATCCTTGGCGGCTACCTGGAAACAGTACGCAAGGATCTGGATGGCAAGGCTAACGTGGATGCCTGGGTCACACCTGTGTCCCAAGCTTCTGGGGAGCTTCCCAAGGCCATCGCGGAGATCCTGGCTGCGCACAAGTATGATGTCATTCACTTCAACCTCGGTCTGCATGGCTGGCAGAAGGGACGCATCCCGGAGGGCAAGTTTGAGCCGCTGACCCAAAAGATGGTGGACAATCTCCGTGCGGGCGCGCCCCAGGCAAAGCTCATCTGGGCCAGCACCACACCTGTGACGGTGAAGGGCAAGCCGGAGGAACTGGATCCGGTGATCAATGCCACGATCCTCGATCACAACCGCATGGCGGCAAATGTCATGAATACCAGCAAGATCCCCATCAATGACCTCTATTCACTGATGGCAGACAAGCTCTCGCTCGCGAGCGGAGACCAGTTCCACTGGAAGACCGATGCCCGCGTGATGCAGGGCCACGCTGTGTCCGCAGCCATAGAGCAGAACTTGCCCAAGAAATAA
- a CDS encoding SGNH/GDSL hydrolase family protein — translation MRDTPSPIFSIMPGHLTSIPRRTFLVQLAAGCSAAPLVGQTLPVKDTPALPAVNALSPLKKKLGEGKSATLLIISDSTGYKDVSGTRRFLRWLATQFPSHRAVEYYWAEWEMKAPTGPRMYGEPIVIAEGTSKASLTILNAVLPGSVAQAMIDGSRWANMIAPLNNEAPDLILWNHGHNHQAALAPKDFPNGRGGFLAPLGRVGMEFPKAPQAAIIQNPWRDNDGYDRVRDWWLSTAEAMPVLTLIDGHAPFIEQKKGGDLYQDNVHPSARGYELIYQRLVAAWESTEPQAEVPTTCWANEAAEPLVANGDLANWTAELPANWRLINGAVARKDTEHTFRQAPYSLALTGTKQNDGLQISITGVTLAKVRGKTISLAVLCYVPKEAEQDIQVKFTTNSSDRVTGSTQFARDNWKWIVMAGCPVPADATLAFVGIFRSFAKPPTSDVPFYIQKVVIVEGDAPKGGM, via the coding sequence ATGCGAGACACGCCTTCGCCTATTTTCTCCATCATGCCCGGCCACCTCACTTCCATTCCACGCCGCACCTTCCTCGTTCAGCTTGCCGCAGGTTGCTCCGCTGCTCCGTTGGTGGGACAGACACTCCCAGTCAAGGACACCCCGGCGCTCCCGGCGGTGAATGCGCTCTCACCGCTCAAGAAAAAGCTCGGGGAGGGGAAGTCTGCCACCCTGCTCATCATTTCCGACAGCACGGGATACAAGGATGTGTCCGGCACCCGACGTTTCCTCCGCTGGCTGGCGACCCAGTTTCCGTCCCATCGCGCCGTGGAATATTATTGGGCGGAGTGGGAGATGAAGGCACCGACCGGCCCACGAATGTACGGTGAGCCCATCGTCATCGCGGAGGGTACGTCCAAGGCCTCTCTCACCATCCTCAATGCCGTGCTGCCAGGCTCCGTGGCCCAGGCCATGATCGATGGTTCTCGATGGGCAAACATGATTGCACCGCTGAACAACGAAGCACCGGATCTCATCCTCTGGAATCACGGCCACAATCATCAAGCGGCGCTCGCACCCAAAGACTTCCCCAACGGACGCGGTGGTTTCCTGGCACCCCTGGGCCGGGTGGGCATGGAGTTTCCGAAAGCGCCTCAGGCCGCCATCATTCAGAATCCCTGGCGGGATAATGACGGCTACGACCGGGTGCGTGATTGGTGGCTCTCCACGGCAGAGGCCATGCCCGTGCTGACGCTCATCGATGGCCACGCACCCTTCATCGAGCAAAAGAAGGGCGGCGACCTTTACCAGGACAATGTGCATCCCAGCGCACGCGGCTATGAATTGATCTACCAGAGACTGGTCGCCGCGTGGGAATCCACCGAGCCCCAAGCGGAGGTACCCACCACCTGCTGGGCGAATGAGGCTGCGGAACCTCTGGTCGCCAATGGCGATCTCGCCAACTGGACGGCAGAACTGCCCGCGAACTGGCGGCTCATCAATGGGGCTGTTGCGCGCAAGGACACGGAACACACCTTCCGTCAGGCGCCGTACTCGCTAGCCCTTACCGGCACGAAGCAGAATGACGGCCTGCAGATCAGCATCACAGGCGTGACCCTAGCCAAGGTGAGGGGAAAGACCATCAGCCTTGCCGTACTGTGTTATGTGCCGAAGGAAGCCGAGCAAGACATCCAGGTGAAGTTCACCACGAACTCCAGCGACCGCGTCACTGGCTCAACCCAATTTGCGCGTGACAATTGGAAATGGATCGTCATGGCCGGCTGCCCGGTGCCAGCCGATGCCACCCTGGCCTTCGTGGGGATCTTCCGTTCCTTTGCCAAACCACCCACCTCTGACGTGCCCTTTTACATTCAGAAGGTGGTCATCGTGGAAGGCGACGCTCCCAAAGGTGGGATGTGA
- a CDS encoding tetratricopeptide repeat protein — translation MVAASGDPQGGMVFYIFFWLDYPVSRSFMFASGGSGGGSMFFLGGLLWFSYGWVFQSLLQLRTQHGAWWLDGAVSLLTAVLFVPELTLASMPDWEEQWERGTAAVQAGDRLKGIEHVSKAIELSPSGNQSLSGMWDYLGRLHVDAENYGAAEAAFRMVLGQVETGQTSRPIDHLNAHNQLSWLYNRMEKYEGEKTHLEKAIEFNRLVYEGDSTQEAHCWARLAEIEFKRGKTEEALRLLDKAINMEEGLTHPSEFLLSYRKEMRLKWSEASGKKN, via the coding sequence GTGGTCGCCGCCAGCGGAGACCCGCAAGGAGGGATGGTGTTCTACATATTCTTCTGGTTGGACTATCCGGTTAGCCGGAGTTTCATGTTTGCTTCAGGTGGATCGGGTGGGGGCTCAATGTTCTTCCTGGGCGGTCTCCTGTGGTTTTCCTACGGCTGGGTTTTTCAGAGTCTTCTCCAGCTCCGCACCCAGCATGGTGCATGGTGGCTGGATGGCGCTGTATCACTTTTGACCGCAGTCCTCTTCGTTCCCGAACTCACTCTGGCCTCCATGCCCGACTGGGAAGAGCAGTGGGAGCGTGGGACCGCCGCTGTCCAGGCTGGTGACCGTCTGAAAGGGATTGAGCATGTGTCGAAGGCCATCGAGTTATCACCGTCGGGCAATCAGAGTCTCAGCGGCATGTGGGATTATTTGGGACGGTTGCACGTCGACGCAGAAAACTACGGTGCCGCCGAAGCTGCTTTTAGGATGGTTCTAGGGCAGGTTGAGACGGGGCAGACCTCCCGACCCATCGACCACCTAAATGCACACAACCAGCTTTCTTGGCTCTACAATCGCATGGAGAAATATGAGGGCGAAAAGACTCACCTTGAGAAGGCAATAGAGTTCAATCGTCTGGTTTATGAGGGCGACTCAACTCAGGAGGCCCACTGCTGGGCCCGACTTGCAGAAATCGAATTCAAGCGCGGGAAGACCGAGGAGGCCCTGCGTCTACTCGATAAGGCCATCAACATGGAGGAGGGGCTGACGCACCCTTCTGAGTTTTTGCTGAGCTACAGGAAGGAAATGCGCCTCAAATGGAGTGAGGCATCCGGCAAGAAGAACTGA
- a CDS encoding sugar phosphate isomerase/epimerase family protein: protein MAKIEFGSQVYTWFMQGTGSAYDNKLDHMIKVAAESGFTSIEPMVLEPFPTYWLGDFKDPAKLKDTLAKHNMKLAGLALVCGWNDEKENDAERAAADYAIATLKHFPGAKLGTVPLPSNRKNLQERRMNLAKNVNAVSRRAVDAGLVCSFHPNSPPSSVVRTQDDYDVVLNSIDPTVTGWTPDVGHIIRGGMDVIETMTKWGHLVNHIHYKDFSGNGPEPWAQMGTGKLDFHKITEWLTLRNYEGWIICEDECHDAIGDPDGVTRQNGEWCKENLLPLVG, encoded by the coding sequence ATGGCCAAAATCGAATTCGGGTCCCAGGTCTACACCTGGTTCATGCAGGGCACCGGCTCCGCCTACGACAACAAGCTCGATCACATGATTAAAGTGGCCGCTGAGTCCGGCTTCACCAGCATCGAGCCCATGGTTCTGGAGCCCTTCCCCACGTACTGGCTGGGCGACTTCAAGGATCCTGCCAAGCTGAAGGACACCCTCGCAAAACACAACATGAAGCTGGCCGGTCTGGCCCTCGTCTGCGGCTGGAATGATGAGAAGGAGAATGATGCCGAGCGCGCCGCTGCCGACTATGCCATCGCCACGCTGAAGCATTTCCCCGGCGCGAAGCTGGGCACCGTGCCCCTCCCCAGCAACCGCAAGAACCTTCAGGAGCGCCGCATGAACCTGGCGAAAAACGTGAACGCCGTGAGCCGCCGCGCCGTGGATGCCGGTCTCGTCTGCTCCTTCCACCCGAACAGCCCTCCCTCCTCCGTGGTTCGCACCCAGGACGACTATGACGTGGTGCTCAACAGCATCGACCCGACGGTCACGGGCTGGACGCCGGACGTGGGCCATATCATCCGTGGCGGCATGGATGTCATCGAGACCATGACCAAGTGGGGCCACCTGGTGAACCACATCCATTATAAGGATTTCTCCGGAAACGGTCCTGAACCTTGGGCTCAGATGGGCACCGGCAAGCTCGACTTCCACAAGATCACCGAGTGGCTCACCCTCCGGAATTACGAGGGCTGGATCATCTGCGAAGACGAGTGCCACGACGCCATTGGCGACCCGGACGGCGTGACCCGCCAGAACGGCGAGTGGTGCAAGGAGAACCTCCTGCCGCTGGTGGGCTAG